From Jeotgalibaca dankookensis, one genomic window encodes:
- a CDS encoding flagellar hook-length control protein FliK, with product MRELENTIETSPLVKIAAQNKILPTPIEDAFLFRQFLNDFQAEEPQVKNEQEDNKQEKQLEELSKESTIEPVITEAIYALIRPKTPVITLDVSCEEKSKSIQTPNRIPREMKEVAETQKDQPDSKKEKLVDHSFKPTINGEEVQDESEIPKNSIDVLTLGESESANQAISTNRPLQELNQLNREISDLMRIHIEKTPVQEIPTVIPVKDQVQSKSISSDLEKKLSEPENAGQVIAKDWSVQTAVPKKLDTFEIKVHEPNQLSREISDLITVTVKKMPLEKTSTASVHVKLSPEKLGDLEIELTWRGDQVEAKIIVSKPEMKQQLVDQLAIIHEQLPKNPIVQVIMIEVKPPIDLSQQSYPRKQTQSPPKNRHTSNGRGEEETEISDNLALLGLSLYV from the coding sequence GTGAGAGAACTGGAGAATACGATTGAAACTTCACCACTCGTAAAGATAGCTGCCCAAAATAAAATACTACCAACTCCTATAGAAGACGCTTTTCTTTTTCGTCAGTTTTTAAATGATTTTCAGGCAGAAGAACCACAAGTTAAAAATGAGCAAGAGGATAATAAGCAAGAAAAACAATTAGAAGAATTGTCGAAAGAAAGTACTATAGAACCAGTCATTACTGAAGCAATTTATGCATTGATTCGTCCAAAAACACCAGTGATTACTCTTGATGTGTCTTGTGAAGAAAAAAGTAAAAGTATTCAAACGCCTAATCGAATACCTAGAGAAATGAAAGAAGTAGCTGAAACACAAAAAGACCAACCAGATTCTAAAAAAGAAAAATTAGTAGATCATTCATTTAAACCAACAATAAACGGTGAAGAAGTGCAGGACGAGTCTGAAATACCAAAAAATTCTATAGATGTTTTAACGCTTGGGGAGAGTGAAAGTGCTAATCAAGCAATCTCTACTAACAGGCCCTTACAAGAACTAAACCAACTTAACCGTGAAATCAGTGACCTTATGAGGATTCATATAGAAAAGACACCTGTTCAGGAAATACCTACGGTAATCCCTGTTAAAGATCAGGTGCAATCAAAATCTATTTCCTCTGATTTAGAAAAAAAATTATCAGAACCAGAGAATGCTGGACAAGTTATCGCAAAAGATTGGTCGGTCCAAACAGCTGTTCCAAAAAAATTGGATACTTTTGAAATTAAAGTACATGAACCAAATCAACTGAGTCGTGAAATCAGTGACCTTATTACGGTGACTGTAAAAAAAATGCCTCTAGAGAAAACTTCTACAGCTAGCGTTCATGTTAAATTATCACCAGAAAAATTAGGGGATTTAGAAATCGAGTTGACTTGGCGTGGGGACCAGGTGGAGGCAAAAATTATCGTCTCAAAACCTGAAATGAAACAACAACTCGTAGACCAGCTGGCAATTATTCATGAACAGCTACCAAAAAATCCAATCGTTCAAGTGATTATGATTGAGGTAAAACCGCCGATTGACTTAAGCCAACAATCATATCCGCGTAAGCAAACCCAATCACCTCCAAAAAACCGCCATACTTCAAATGGGAGAGGCGAGGAAGAAACAGAAATAAGTGACAATTTAGCCTTACTGGGCTTGAGCTTATATGTTTAA